Part of the Thermoleophilia bacterium genome, ATTGTGCCCGGCTGTACCGGTCCCCCCCGATGAAGCGGCGAGCCCTCAGTGACCACGGACGCAAGGGGTTCGGGCAGGGAATCCCCCGCCGGAAGTTGCATCGGTTGGTTCAGAACAATGCCGAGGGCGCCTTCCTCGGCATGCGTCAAGACGAGAATCACGGCCCGATGGAAGTTCGGGTCGTCGTCCAGATGGGGGGCGGCGAGGAGAAGTCGTCCCCGCCGCCAGCGAAGCGCGCTCACAAGGAGCGCGCCGAGGTCAGTGTGCGGCGCTCCGCCGGCGCGAGGACACCGTGTTGTAGACGCCACCCACAACGATGAGCACGACGCCGACGAGGAGACCGGCCCAGAACACGCCGTAGTGCCCCCAGAGTTCCTTCCCGGAGTCGTGAACCGCGAATCCGATCTGGAACCAGATGAGACCGATCACAATGAAGAGGCCGCCGAGCGTGAATGGCCAGACCTGCGGGAGACCCCGGTCGTTCGTCGTGTGAGCCACTTGGTCCTCCGTTACGGTCGCCTACTGAACGGGGCGAGGCTACCACGGCATGTGGCGGGCATCCGGCGCGCGGTGGGGCGAAGTACCCGCCTACTGGGGCGGATCGTCCCCCGAGGAGATCGCTCGGGCGGCCCGGCGCTCCCGGGCGTCCACGGCGAAGTGGCCGCCCGCTGAGGAATACAGCCGGGCGGGGCGCCCCCGCCCCTCGGAACGCACGTGTCCGGAGTCCGCAACCACTCCGGCACCGAGCACGTCCCGACGGAAATTCCGTGAATCGAGCCGACGACCCAACAGGACCTCATAGACCGTCTGGATCTCACCGAGGGTGAACAAATCGGGAAGGAGGTTGACGGCGACCGGCGCGTACGTCGTTTTCGCGCGCAGGCGAGCGAGGCCGTACCCCACAACGGCCGACTCACCCTTCCCCATGGTGGGTAGGTCGTCGAACGGGAACCACCGGACCTCCACCACATCCGGTCCCGGGGACAACGGATGCCGACTCCAGTCGATCAGCGCGAGGTACGCAACCGCGACCTCGTGCCCATCTCCGTCGAATGTGTAGAGCTGCTCCATCGCCACACCCCGGAGTCCGGCACCAGTCTCGAGGGCGCAGTGCGCCGCGTGGTCGAGGCCGCCATCGTCGGCCGGAACCGCACCGGGCAAGATCCAGATGCCCCCTGAACGGCGGGCGAGGAGGACCTGAAGCCGGCCATCGCGCACGGTGAAAACGGCAACCTCCACGTGCACCCTCATGCGGCGACCTTCGCCTCGCGCTCGGCCATGACCATGAGCCCGTCCATGTTGTTGTCGTACCAGCCGAATGCCAGCCACCGGATACGGGCCTCGGGAGTCGCGAGCGCGGAATCTGGTGGCCAGGCGGCGTCCACGGCCGACCGCAGGGCACCGCGGTCACCCGGGGCGCGAGCATGGGACTGTCGAGCGGCTTCCCCCATCGCCGATTGGGCGCGCCGACCGAGATCGATGGCCGCACCCGGGTCCCCGGCGTCACCGAAATGACTCAGGTAGATCACGGTCGGCGAGATCTGATCGAAGGTGTCAAGCGTGTCCACGGCGGCGACCACGTCGAACTCGGGCGGCGGGAGGGATGGGTAGATCGCACCGCCACCCATTGTCGCCCCCACGGCGTCACCCGCGAACAACACACCCCGTGACTCATCCAGAAGGGCCATGTGGTGCCGTGCATGCCCGGGAGCCCAGACCACCCGAAGGGTCCGGCCCGGTCCGATCGGTATCCCGTGGCCGTCGTCGGCCGCGATGATCCGGTGCTCGTCCACCGGAGTGAGGCCTCCGATCGTAGCCGCGAGGCGCCCGTAAATGACATGCGTGCCGTGAACGAGGCGTGCGGGGTCCACCAAGTGACGCACTCCGCGGGGGTGCACGACGATTGACGCCTTGGGGAAGACACGGGCGAGATCGCCCACCGCGCCGCAGTGATCGAGGTGGACGTGGGTGAGCACCAGCCATGCCAACTCATCGGGCGCGATACCGGCATTCGCGACCGCCGCCCGGACCGTTTCGGTGCTCGTCTGGGTCCCGCAGTCGATCAGAGCGGGCTGATCGCCCGGAATGAGGTGGACCCCGGTCATTCCGGACACGCCACCGAGAAGGGTGTCAATCTGAATGATGTCACCGGGATGTACGTCCATCCGTGCGAGTCTCGCATACCCTTGATGCATGGCGAACACGAGAGAGGCCGCGTGGGCCGCCGCAGGCGCTGCCTGCGCCAACCTGGTGGAAGACGGAATGCGGGTCGGTCTCGGCACGGGACGCGCGGCCACGGCCGCGATCGTGGCTCTCGGCGCGCGGGTGCGGTCTGAGGGACTCCGTGTGGTGGGCGTCCCCACCTCACCACGCAGCGCGGAGCTGGCGGTTACGGCCGGGCTTACGATGGGCGTCCTCGACGACCCGCTTGACTTGGCCTTCGACGGGGCGGACGCCATCGATGCACGCGGCCTGTGTGTCAAAGGGGCGGGTGGCGCGATGGTGCGCGAGCGGATCGTCGCCATGTCGGCACCACGCTTTATCGTCTTGGTGGATCCCCCGAAGATGGTCGCGTCGCTCGACGAGTGGGGCATCCTTCCCATCGCGGTCGTTCCGTTCGCGGCGAACACCGTGATCCGGGCGCTCGGCACGTTCGCACCCACGCGCAGGGATTCCCTGAGCGACGACGGACTGGTTCTGCTCGACCTTCGCCTTCCCCCCAGATCGGACTGGGCGGCCGTAGCGGACGAAATCCGCCGGGTTCCGGGGGTCATCGACCACGGCCTGTTCCGCCTCGTCCTCGCGGACGTGTTCATCGGCCACCCGGACGGATCGGTGGCCACCGCCGCGTGAGCCTGCTGGCCCGAGGATCCGCCGGACTTGCGCGTGCCGCCGGACGGGTATCACGGGCGCTCGGCCGGGGGGGCGGCACGACCGTGCCGGGAGTCGTCTTGCTCCGACTCAATCCCGGTGCCGTGCGGACCCTCGCCGCCGACCTCGTGGACGGCAGCATCCTTGTCTCCGCGACCAACGGCAAGACGACAACGACGCGCCTCATCGCCGGGGCGTTGCGGGCCGACGGCCGTTGCGTGGTGACCAACGCGGCGGGGGCGAACCTCCTCACTGGAGTTGCCGCCGCCCTCGCAAACCACCGTGACGGCGCTGGGGCGGCGGGCACCGGGGTCTTCGAATGCGACGAGGCGGCGCTCCCGGCCATCGCCGACACGGTTCGCCCGCGCGCGGTTGTGCTTATGAATCTCTTCCGTGACCAGTTGGATCGCCACGGCGAACTCGAAGCGATCGGGGGACGTTGGGAAACGATGATCGCCGGGTTCGCGGCCGCGCCGGGCCCCACCCTCGTGCTCTGCGCCGACGACCCCCTTGTCGCCGCTCTCCCCCGCCCGGATTCCCGGGTCGTGTGGTTTGGGATCGACGACCCCGCGGTCTCCGGGTCGCACCTGTCTCACTCCGCCGACTCCACTCGTTGCCGCATCTGCTCGGCGGCCCTCGTGTACGACCACATCTGGATCGGCCACCTCGGTGCATGGCGGTGCCCGTCGTGCGAATCGACTCGCCCCCCGCGTGACGTGTCCGTGATCCACGCCGGACTCACCGGAGGGCGTGGGGCCAATCCGATTATCCGCACCCCCGAGGGCGAGGTCCAGATCCATCTCACGCTCCCGGGACTCCACAACGTGCTGAACGCGGCCGCCGCGCTCGCTGGCGCGATCGCCATGGGCGTTTCCGCCGCGCGGGCCGCCGCCGCGATCTCTGAGGTCCCGGCGGCCTTCGGGCGCGCGGAACGGGTGACCGTGGATGATCACGAGGTCGTCCTGCTCTTGGCCAAGAACCCGACCGGCACGAACGAGAACGTGCGAACGCTTCTTCTGGACGACGGTGATCACGACATCCTGGTCGCACTCAATGACCAGATCGCCGACGGGCGTGACGTGTCGTGGATCTGGGATGTGGACTTCGAGCCCCTCCTTGCTCGCACGCGCCATATCACCGTCACGGGTGACCGCGCGCACGACCTCGCCCTGCGGTTCAAGTACGCAGGAATGGCCCCGGACTCCCTCCACGTCGAGCCCGACCCCGGCCGTGCGCTAGACGTGGCGCTCGGTGCCCTGTCGCCCGGCGGTACCCTTACGGTTTTCCCCACCTACACCGCCATGCATCAGATCCGGGCGGCTCTTGTCGCACGGGGCGCTGCGACCCTCTCGTGGGATGAAGCCTGATGGTCCTTCCCACCTACGCGGCCATGCATCAGATTCGGGCGGATCTCGTCGCACGCGGCGCTACGACCCTCGCCTGGGACGAGGCCTGATGGTGGCCATCTCCCCGGCCCGGGGTTTCATCCAGGAGCACGTCCACTACGCGGACGATGCGGGGTTCTGGCAGGCCCACGCCGATCGCCTCGGGGGACTGGTGGTGGACCTCGGATCCGCCGCCGGGCGGGTGGCGATCCCCCTCGCCCTCGCGAATCATTCGGTGTGGGCAGTGGATGCCGACCCCGAGATGCTGTGCGTCCTTGAGGAACGCGCTCGGGTGGCCGGGGTGAGCCACCTCATCGAATGCCACGTCGGTGATCTCGCGCGTCCCACGCTGCCCCCGTCGGTGTCGCTCGTGATCATCGCCATGAACACCCTTCAGGTACTTCACGACGAGCACGAGCACCTCACCTGTCTCACGGCGTGCGCCGCCGCGCTGCGGCCCGGGGGTGAGGTCATCCTGGATGTCGCCATGCCCGCCTTCGACGACGTCCTCCCCAACCTTGGAGTGGAGATCACCCAGTCGTCCTACCGTGACCCCGACACCGGGACACTGGTCACGCAATCGGCGGTCTACGAGTTCGCCGACCCCACATCAGGGACCCTTTCGTTCCGGATCATCATCGAACGCCACACCCCGGACGGCGACGAATCACGGGTTGAGCGGGTTCACCACGTCCACCTCTTCGCCCCCGAGGAGGTCCGCGCCCTCGCGCGGCGTTCCGGGCTCGACGTGCTTGACGTGCACGGGGGCTTTCAATGTGAACGCCTTTCCCCGGAATCCGAACGTCACGTTTACCGCCTTGGGATCGCCGAATGACCGTTCCCCACGCGATCGTCCGCTTGTGCCACCTCTACCCCGGAGAGATGAACATCTACGCCGACCGGGGCAACATCGCCGTGCTCCGCAGCCGACTCGAATGGCGCGGACTCGCACTCGACGTGAC contains:
- a CDS encoding NUDIX hydrolase, with product MRVHVEVAVFTVRDGRLQVLLARRSGGIWILPGAVPADDGGLDHAAHCALETGAGLRGVAMEQLYTFDGDGHEVAVAYLALIDWSRHPLSPGPDVVEVRWFPFDDLPTMGKGESAVVGYGLARLRAKTTYAPVAVNLLPDLFTLGEIQTVYEVLLGRRLDSRNFRRDVLGAGVVADSGHVRSEGRGRPARLYSSAGGHFAVDARERRAARAISSGDDPPQ
- a CDS encoding MBL fold metallo-hydrolase; the protein is MHQGYARLARMDVHPGDIIQIDTLLGGVSGMTGVHLIPGDQPALIDCGTQTSTETVRAAVANAGIAPDELAWLVLTHVHLDHCGAVGDLARVFPKASIVVHPRGVRHLVDPARLVHGTHVIYGRLAATIGGLTPVDEHRIIAADDGHGIPIGPGRTLRVVWAPGHARHHMALLDESRGVLFAGDAVGATMGGGAIYPSLPPPEFDVVAAVDTLDTFDQISPTVIYLSHFGDAGDPGAAIDLGRRAQSAMGEAARQSHARAPGDRGALRSAVDAAWPPDSALATPEARIRWLAFGWYDNNMDGLMVMAEREAKVAA
- the rpiA gene encoding ribose 5-phosphate isomerase A, giving the protein MANTREAAWAAAGAACANLVEDGMRVGLGTGRAATAAIVALGARVRSEGLRVVGVPTSPRSAELAVTAGLTMGVLDDPLDLAFDGADAIDARGLCVKGAGGAMVRERIVAMSAPRFIVLVDPPKMVASLDEWGILPIAVVPFAANTVIRALGTFAPTRRDSLSDDGLVLLDLRLPPRSDWAAVADEIRRVPGVIDHGLFRLVLADVFIGHPDGSVATAA
- a CDS encoding DUF1727 domain-containing protein, which gives rise to MGHPSHRGRSVRGEHRDPGARHVRTHAQGFPERRRTGSARPSPSPQIGLGGRSGRNPPGSGGHRPRPVPPRPRGRVHRPPGRIGGHRRVSLLARGSAGLARAAGRVSRALGRGGGTTVPGVVLLRLNPGAVRTLAADLVDGSILVSATNGKTTTTRLIAGALRADGRCVVTNAAGANLLTGVAAALANHRDGAGAAGTGVFECDEAALPAIADTVRPRAVVLMNLFRDQLDRHGELEAIGGRWETMIAGFAAAPGPTLVLCADDPLVAALPRPDSRVVWFGIDDPAVSGSHLSHSADSTRCRICSAALVYDHIWIGHLGAWRCPSCESTRPPRDVSVIHAGLTGGRGANPIIRTPEGEVQIHLTLPGLHNVLNAAAALAGAIAMGVSAARAAAAISEVPAAFGRAERVTVDDHEVVLLLAKNPTGTNENVRTLLLDDGDHDILVALNDQIADGRDVSWIWDVDFEPLLARTRHITVTGDRAHDLALRFKYAGMAPDSLHVEPDPGRALDVALGALSPGGTLTVFPTYTAMHQIRAALVARGAATLSWDEA
- a CDS encoding class I SAM-dependent methyltransferase, which codes for MKPDGPSHLRGHASDSGGSRRTRRYDPRLGRGLMVAISPARGFIQEHVHYADDAGFWQAHADRLGGLVVDLGSAAGRVAIPLALANHSVWAVDADPEMLCVLEERARVAGVSHLIECHVGDLARPTLPPSVSLVIIAMNTLQVLHDEHEHLTCLTACAAALRPGGEVILDVAMPAFDDVLPNLGVEITQSSYRDPDTGTLVTQSAVYEFADPTSGTLSFRIIIERHTPDGDESRVERVHHVHLFAPEEVRALARRSGLDVLDVHGGFQCERLSPESERHVYRLGIAE